One stretch of Armigeres subalbatus isolate Guangzhou_Male chromosome 2, GZ_Asu_2, whole genome shotgun sequence DNA includes these proteins:
- the LOC134214918 gene encoding pleiotropic regulator 1-like isoform X1: MLAITSGSEQEQGTNTQTALLPVVAPGGQNFNSNTVQILPKKAPTIPKPKWHAPWKLCRVISGHLGWVRCVAVEPGNEWFATGAADRVIKIWDLAGGKLKLSLTGHVSTVRGLCVSPRHPYLFSCGEDRQVKCWDLEYNKVIRHYHGHLSAVYTMALHPTIDVLVTAGRDSTARVWDMRTKANIHTLGGHTNTVASVVCQAANPQVITGSHDSTVRLWDLAAGKSMCTLTNHKKSVRSIVLHPSLYMFASASPDNIKQWRCPEGNFIQNLNGHNSIVNTMAVNPEGVLVSGGDNGTMFFWDWRTGYNFQRFQAAVQPGSMDSEAGIFAMTFDMSGSRLITTEADKTIKIYKEDDEASEESHPVNWRPEIIKRRKY, encoded by the exons A TGCTAGCAATCACTTCCGGAAGCGAACAAGAACAGGGAACGAACACGCAGACAGCTCTTTTGCCAGTAGTTGCACCTGgtggtcaaaatttcaattcaaataccGTGCAGATACTTCCCAAGAAAGCGCCAACAATTCCGAAACCGAAATGGCATGCCCCATGGAAATTGTGTCGTGTCATATCCGGTCATTTGGGTTGGGTACGATGCGTTGCTGTGGAGCCGGGAAACGAATGGTTTGCCACCGGAGCTGCCGATCGGGTCATCAAAATATGGGACTTGGCTGGTGGTAAGCTGAAGCTTTCGTTAACGGGTCATGTAAGTACCGTCCGGGGGCTTTGCGTGAGTCCTCGTCATCCGTATCTTTTCAGCTGTGGTGAAGATCGCCAGGTAAAATGTTGGGATCTGGAGTACAATAAAGTGATCCGTCATTATCATGGACACCTGTCGGCTGTCTATACAATGGCACTGCATCCGACGATAGATGTCCTGGTAACGGCCGGACGGGACTCAACCGCTCGAGTTTGGGATATGAGAACAAAAGCAAACATCCACACCCTTGGCGGGCATACCAACACGGTGGCTAGTGTGGTCTGCCAGGCAGCCAATCCGCAAGTCATAACAGGAAGTCACGACTCAACTGTGCGTCTGTGGGACCTTGCTGCAGGGAAAAGCATGTGTACCCTGACCAATCACAAGAAGAGTGTTCGTAGCATTGTGCTGCATCCTTCTTTGTACATGTTTGCATCGGCATCGCCGGACAATATTAAACAGTGGCGCTGTCCGGAGGGAAATTTCATCCAGAATCTAAATGGACATAACTCCATCGTGAATACGATGGCGGTCAATCCGGAGGGAGTTTTGGTTTCCGGGGGTGACAACGGAACGATGTTCTTCTGGGATTGGCGCACGGGGTATAACTTCCAGCGGTTCCAGGCAGCTGTCCAGCCGGGATCTATGGATAGCGAGGCGGGAATCTTTGCCATGACATTTGACATGTCCGGATCTAGACTTATTACGACTGAAGCGGACAAGACTATCAAGATCTACAAGGAGGACGACGAGGCTTCGGAGGAATCGCATCCAGTCAATTGGAGGCCTGAGATCATAAAGCGAAGGAAGTATTAG
- the LOC134214918 gene encoding pleiotropic regulator 1-like isoform X2 produces MVSDQEAKYEQTALLPVVAPGGQNFNSNTVQILPKKAPTIPKPKWHAPWKLCRVISGHLGWVRCVAVEPGNEWFATGAADRVIKIWDLAGGKLKLSLTGHVSTVRGLCVSPRHPYLFSCGEDRQVKCWDLEYNKVIRHYHGHLSAVYTMALHPTIDVLVTAGRDSTARVWDMRTKANIHTLGGHTNTVASVVCQAANPQVITGSHDSTVRLWDLAAGKSMCTLTNHKKSVRSIVLHPSLYMFASASPDNIKQWRCPEGNFIQNLNGHNSIVNTMAVNPEGVLVSGGDNGTMFFWDWRTGYNFQRFQAAVQPGSMDSEAGIFAMTFDMSGSRLITTEADKTIKIYKEDDEASEESHPVNWRPEIIKRRKY; encoded by the coding sequence GCAGACAGCTCTTTTGCCAGTAGTTGCACCTGgtggtcaaaatttcaattcaaataccGTGCAGATACTTCCCAAGAAAGCGCCAACAATTCCGAAACCGAAATGGCATGCCCCATGGAAATTGTGTCGTGTCATATCCGGTCATTTGGGTTGGGTACGATGCGTTGCTGTGGAGCCGGGAAACGAATGGTTTGCCACCGGAGCTGCCGATCGGGTCATCAAAATATGGGACTTGGCTGGTGGTAAGCTGAAGCTTTCGTTAACGGGTCATGTAAGTACCGTCCGGGGGCTTTGCGTGAGTCCTCGTCATCCGTATCTTTTCAGCTGTGGTGAAGATCGCCAGGTAAAATGTTGGGATCTGGAGTACAATAAAGTGATCCGTCATTATCATGGACACCTGTCGGCTGTCTATACAATGGCACTGCATCCGACGATAGATGTCCTGGTAACGGCCGGACGGGACTCAACCGCTCGAGTTTGGGATATGAGAACAAAAGCAAACATCCACACCCTTGGCGGGCATACCAACACGGTGGCTAGTGTGGTCTGCCAGGCAGCCAATCCGCAAGTCATAACAGGAAGTCACGACTCAACTGTGCGTCTGTGGGACCTTGCTGCAGGGAAAAGCATGTGTACCCTGACCAATCACAAGAAGAGTGTTCGTAGCATTGTGCTGCATCCTTCTTTGTACATGTTTGCATCGGCATCGCCGGACAATATTAAACAGTGGCGCTGTCCGGAGGGAAATTTCATCCAGAATCTAAATGGACATAACTCCATCGTGAATACGATGGCGGTCAATCCGGAGGGAGTTTTGGTTTCCGGGGGTGACAACGGAACGATGTTCTTCTGGGATTGGCGCACGGGGTATAACTTCCAGCGGTTCCAGGCAGCTGTCCAGCCGGGATCTATGGATAGCGAGGCGGGAATCTTTGCCATGACATTTGACATGTCCGGATCTAGACTTATTACGACTGAAGCGGACAAGACTATCAAGATCTACAAGGAGGACGACGAGGCTTCGGAGGAATCGCATCCAGTCAATTGGAGGCCTGAGATCATAAAGCGAAGGAAGTATTAG